The Pseudomonas eucalypticola genome has a window encoding:
- a CDS encoding imm11 family protein, which yields MSKFYVLVQDDKFKSLLDSPSSLGLYEFSVALAYGEATVDEEAGVYDLVYNTEHKRGKSASDVFTYFRPVIVFSRKVYDGLDYLKKFPEVRINSPVKSHVAIFIDTSLVGVFDRQRSKYDEWPDGYVVYDLVLRDMDDVTCDIFRVAESPKVVVVSQKFKDDVESMNVKGFSFRELKVS from the coding sequence ATGAGTAAATTTTACGTGCTGGTGCAGGATGACAAGTTTAAATCGCTTTTGGATTCTCCGAGCTCTCTTGGACTTTATGAATTCTCTGTCGCCCTTGCGTATGGTGAGGCTACTGTAGATGAGGAGGCCGGGGTCTACGATCTGGTTTACAATACCGAGCACAAGAGAGGGAAATCTGCATCTGATGTTTTTACGTATTTTCGTCCTGTTATTGTTTTTTCTCGGAAGGTCTATGATGGGTTGGATTACTTGAAGAAGTTTCCAGAGGTACGTATAAATAGTCCGGTAAAAAGTCATGTTGCAATATTCATTGATACTTCGTTGGTAGGGGTTTTTGATAGGCAGCGCTCTAAGTATGATGAGTGGCCTGATGGTTATGTTGTCTATGATTTGGTGTTGCGCGATATGGATGATGTTACTTGTGATATATTCAGGGTGGCGGAGTCGCCAAAGGTGGTAGTGGTCTCGCAAAAATTTAAGGATGATGTGGAGTCGATGAATGTCAAAGGGTTTTCATTTCGAGAGTTGAAAGTTTCTTAA
- a CDS encoding tetratricopeptide repeat protein: MIFSRVVKRWCVLCFVWLMLLLPSFGYADQPVSQCPSNDFNQFLTAFSTNTTLQSNYHQHYIRKLTLLKSPSGPLLPYQPLVDSRALHYPLMPAAEPSVTSVVISPDGNSATYTDKRGGLGNIKIYTFLHSNTCWLLSGIEDWSVRDAQLTLPDRPGMSPVEQRCAGRADLYGQLGGPERYPLTAEFFQASMDYLVCAAASGDPESSYGAAGLGLSGMAAYPGYAETERLFKAAAKTIPDATLALATFYCDGGDTPSEGACVAPQKAQGVLEAAAMSGSARGLHDLAEALGAGDLIAKNPPRALACYRAAMKAGDTAAQASIDRLLSSGVKNDASVPCLAANP; the protein is encoded by the coding sequence ATGATTTTTTCTAGGGTGGTAAAGCGCTGGTGTGTGCTGTGTTTCGTATGGCTGATGCTTTTGCTGCCAAGCTTTGGGTATGCCGATCAGCCAGTTAGTCAGTGTCCCTCTAACGATTTTAATCAATTCTTAACCGCCTTCTCCACCAACACAACCCTCCAATCCAACTACCACCAACACTACATCCGCAAACTTACCCTACTCAAATCCCCCTCCGGCCCCCTGCTTCCCTACCAGCCGCTGGTGGACTCCCGCGCCCTGCATTACCCCCTGATGCCTGCCGCCGAGCCATCCGTGACGTCAGTCGTCATTAGCCCGGACGGCAACTCAGCCACCTACACCGACAAACGGGGCGGGCTGGGCAACATCAAGATCTACACGTTCCTGCACAGCAACACCTGCTGGCTGCTGTCAGGCATTGAAGACTGGTCCGTCCGCGATGCCCAACTAACCCTGCCCGACAGACCAGGCATGTCCCCTGTCGAGCAGCGTTGTGCGGGCAGAGCAGACTTGTACGGTCAATTGGGCGGCCCGGAACGTTATCCACTGACGGCCGAGTTTTTTCAGGCGTCCATGGATTACCTTGTCTGCGCAGCCGCATCCGGGGACCCGGAGTCAAGTTATGGTGCCGCAGGCCTGGGGCTTTCGGGCATGGCGGCGTATCCGGGCTATGCCGAGACGGAGCGGCTTTTCAAGGCGGCGGCCAAGACCATCCCGGATGCGACATTGGCGCTGGCCACTTTCTACTGCGATGGGGGCGATACGCCGAGTGAAGGTGCATGCGTTGCGCCGCAGAAAGCCCAGGGTGTGCTGGAAGCGGCGGCAATGTCCGGAAGCGCGAGAGGGCTTCACGATTTAGCCGAGGCACTCGGGGCAGGCGACCTGATTGCGAAGAACCCGCCACGCGCTTTGGCGTGCTACCGGGCGGCGATGAAGGCAGGAGATACCGCCGCGCAAGCCTCCATTGACCGGCTGCTGTCCAGCGGCGTGAAGAACGATGCATCGGTACCCTGCCTGGCAGCGAACCCGTAG